The sequence below is a genomic window from Methylocystis sp. IM3.
CGCCGCAGACGACGGCGCCGCCCTTCTTCACGGCCGCGAGCGCCTGCGGGACCAGCGCGCCGACGGGAGCGAAGATCAGCACGGCGTCGAGCGGCTCCGGCGCGGGCGCGTTCGACGATTGCGCGCTCGCCGCGCCGAGCGACAAGGCGAAGGCGGCCGCCGCATCGTCGCCGGGCCGCACGAAGGCGTGCACGCGCTTGCCCTGAAGGATCGCCACCTGCGCGATGATATGCGCCGCCGCGCCGAAGCCGTAAATGCCGATCGCCTGCGCCGGGCCCGCCATCTTGAGCGAGCGCCAGCCGATGAGCCCCGCGCAGAGCAGCGGCGCCAGCGTCGCGGCGTCGGCCCCCTCGGGCAGCGGAAAACTGAAGGACGCGTCAGCGAGCGTATGCGTGGCGTAGCCGCCGTCGCGCGTGTAGCCGGTGAAGAGCGGATCGTCGCAGAGATTTTCGCGCGCGCTGGCGCAATAGGGGCAATGGCCGCAGGCGTGGCCGAGCCAGGGCACGCCGACGCGGCTCCCGAGCGCAACGCCCGTCACGCCCGGCCCGACCGCCGCGACCCGGCCGACGATCTCGTGGCCGGGGATGATCGGAAGCTTCGGCCGCGTCAGCTCGCCGTCGACGACGTGAAGATCGGTTCGGCAGACGCCGCAGGCCTCGATGCGCAGCAGCAGCTCGCCGGCGCCGGGCGCAGGAAGCGGGCGCTCCTCCATCGCGAGCGGCGTTCCGGGTTCCCGCAGCACCATGGCGGACATCGTCTCGGGCATCTACCCCTCCCCGGCGTCTCCCTGAGGCGCCAGCCGCTTGCTCAGGAAAATCCGCTGGCCGCCCGGCGGAAAATCGGCGATTTCCCCCACCTGCGAGAAGCCGCGCCGCAGATAGAAGGCGGCGACGCGCAAGTCGAAGGTGTCGATATAGGCCCCGATGGCGCCGCGGTCGCAAGCGGCGCGCTCGGCCGCTTCGATCAGCCGCGACGCCAGACCCTCGCGCCGGCGAGCGGGCGCGACCCACAGATGCCTTATATAAAGCCAGCGCCAATGGGTAAGCCCGTTGAGCCCGGCGACGAGCGCGCCAGCCCCGTCGCGCATGACGA
It includes:
- a CDS encoding GNAT family N-acetyltransferase, whose translation is MEKPGLEMEAVESAEVAARLGAEIAARYGPREEAPLSLVMRDGAGALVAGLNGLTHWRWLYIRHLWVAPARRREGLASRLIEAAERAACDRGAIGAYIDTFDLRVAAFYLRRGFSQVGEIADFPPGGQRIFLSKRLAPQGDAGEG
- a CDS encoding zinc-dependent alcohol dehydrogenase family protein; translated protein: MSAMVLREPGTPLAMEERPLPAPGAGELLLRIEACGVCRTDLHVVDGELTRPKLPIIPGHEIVGRVAAVGPGVTGVALGSRVGVPWLGHACGHCPYCASARENLCDDPLFTGYTRDGGYATHTLADASFSFPLPEGADAATLAPLLCAGLIGWRSLKMAGPAQAIGIYGFGAAAHIIAQVAILQGKRVHAFVRPGDDAAAAFALSLGAASAQSSNAPAPEPLDAVLIFAPVGALVPQALAAVKKGGAVVCGGIHMSDIPAFPYALLWEERRLLSVANLTREDAREFLALAPTLPLEMHAVPYPLAQANEALSDLRDGRLQGAAVLVP